A genomic stretch from Arachis stenosperma cultivar V10309 chromosome 3, arast.V10309.gnm1.PFL2, whole genome shotgun sequence includes:
- the LOC130967883 gene encoding uncharacterized protein LOC130967883 has product MAFRPTMGQWIALLRGASGAAYSTRSTVPKMKAHAPSADYGYIHKQQHRKTPKGDFVPVYVAIGMIALSTGLGLHTAWQQLRNSPTVRVKKQRRETLPEVVEPEHVAEESDHFFKSSFFRKVAHVQDRSYPDKELIPDSIRRDAYAYKPRIETLKSVGVDPAHT; this is encoded by the exons ATGGCTTTCAGGCCTACG ATGGGTCAATGGATAGCACTGTTAAGAGGAGCAAGCGGGGCTGCATATAGCACAAGGTCAACAGTGCCGAAGATGAAGGCACATGCTCCTTCGGCTGATTATGGATACATACACAAGCAACAGCATAGGAAGACACCAAAAGGGGACTTCGTTCCGGTGTATGTggcgatagggatgatagcgtTGTCAACAGGGCTAGGCCTGCACACAGCATGGCAGCAGCTGAGGAATTCTCCAACGGTGCGTGTGAAGAAGCAGAGGAGGGAGACACTCCCTGAGGTGGTGGAGCCTGAGCACGTTGCTGAGGAATCTGACCACTTCTTCAAGAGCTCCTTCTTCAGAAAAGTGGCTCACGTGCAGGATCGTAGCTACCCTGATAAGGAACTCATTCCTGATTCTATCCGCAGAGATGCTTATGCTTATAAGCCTCGTATCGAAACTCTCAAGTCTGTTGGTGTTGATCCAGCTCATACGTGA